A window from Gottschalkiaceae bacterium SANA encodes these proteins:
- a CDS encoding zinc ribbon domain-containing protein produces the protein MFFIGIFGIQDRKKKIAEPKGACSGCGRESLALIQTERIFHFFFLPVFHWNRQYFLACENCEEWIEISSDRAERLLAGDSVGPWDMPGRTNVNDRFCSDCGYRAGHGDVFCAKCGAKLEEE, from the coding sequence ATGTTTTTCATTGGAATTTTTGGTATTCAGGATCGTAAGAAAAAAATTGCTGAGCCGAAAGGTGCCTGTAGTGGTTGTGGGCGTGAATCATTAGCCTTGATTCAAACGGAACGAATTTTTCATTTTTTCTTTTTACCGGTCTTTCACTGGAACCGCCAGTATTTTTTGGCATGTGAAAATTGTGAGGAATGGATTGAAATTTCTAGCGATCGCGCTGAACGCTTACTGGCTGGAGATTCTGTAGGTCCGTGGGATATGCCTGGCAGAACGAATGTAAATGACCGCTTTTGTTCGGATTGCGGCTATCGTGCGGGTCATGGTGACGTCTTTTGTGCCAAGTGTGGAGCTAAGTTGGAGGAAGAATAG
- a CDS encoding deoxyribonuclease IV: protein MEIGCHLSVAKGYAAMLNVAEGIGANTFQFFTRNPRGGRAKAIDPQDLKEFTDQLKKGEWGTLIAHAPYTLNLCSKTEETRAFGRSMFLDDLNRLMNFPPLYYNFHPGSHTGQGMEVGIQQIIEALNKMPLAEFPGWVLLEAMSGKGSEVGSRFEELQAIIDGVVDNERLGVLMDTCHVYSAGYDIMNDLDGVLDEFDRTVGLDRLKAIHLNDSLTPFDSHKDRHAKLGQGSMNVEGLIRFVSHPVISSLPLILETPNELPGYKKEIAWVRQEGE, encoded by the coding sequence ATGGAAATAGGATGCCATTTATCAGTTGCAAAAGGATATGCAGCCATGCTAAACGTTGCAGAAGGGATTGGAGCCAACACTTTTCAATTTTTCACAAGAAATCCCAGAGGAGGGAGAGCAAAGGCGATCGATCCGCAGGATTTGAAGGAGTTTACAGACCAATTGAAAAAAGGAGAATGGGGAACCTTGATTGCTCATGCACCCTATACCTTAAATCTCTGTTCCAAAACAGAAGAAACTCGAGCGTTTGGTCGATCGATGTTTTTGGATGATTTAAACCGCTTGATGAATTTTCCTCCACTTTATTATAATTTTCATCCCGGCAGCCATACGGGTCAAGGGATGGAAGTAGGCATTCAACAGATTATTGAAGCCTTAAACAAAATGCCTCTGGCAGAGTTTCCAGGTTGGGTTCTTTTGGAAGCCATGTCGGGAAAGGGATCTGAAGTGGGAAGCCGATTCGAGGAATTGCAGGCTATTATTGACGGGGTTGTCGACAATGAACGATTGGGTGTCTTGATGGATACCTGTCACGTTTATAGCGCCGGCTATGACATTATGAATGATTTAGATGGGGTGTTGGATGAGTTTGACCGAACGGTCGGGCTTGATCGCTTGAAGGCCATTCATCTTAATGACAGTTTGACACCTTTTGACAGCCATAAGGATCGACACGCCAAGTTGGGTCAAGGAAGCATGAATGTGGAAGGATTAATTCGCTTTGTTTCTCATCCGGTTATTTCGTCTCTTCCGCTGATTCTGGAGACGCCCAATGAATTGCCTGGATATAAAAAGGAAATTGCGTGGGTGCGTCAGGAAGGGGAATAA
- the rodA gene encoding rod shape-determining protein RodA: MFQIQKKNLKNIDWFLLFSVFALTLFGLVAINAATITTETGDTVQIVLGQNTINLFSTRSLVYLKTQIIAAGLGLIALIFLTLFDYRNFGRFAKFLYAGALGLLMLVLVFGDVRNGSKSWLTILGVTFQPAEIVKIVFILAYAKFIESAQETLNEPLVLLRLLLLALVPILMVYKQGDLGTASVFFVITASMLFVAKLNKKYIFSFIGLAVLSMPILWARLDQYQKNRILVFMNPSLDISGAGYQVYQSKIAIGSGQFSGRGVSDAKFIQGGYLPFNHTDFIFSVVGEAFGFVGGATLLALFFIFFFRLILIAKGARDTYGSMVVIGISAMLFFHVLENVGMTMGLMPVTGIPLPFISYGGTFLLTCFACLGLVLSVGLRKDTYIF; this comes from the coding sequence GTGTTTCAAATTCAGAAAAAAAATCTTAAAAATATAGATTGGTTTTTACTCTTTTCCGTGTTTGCCTTGACACTCTTCGGGCTCGTTGCAATCAACGCCGCAACCATTACCACTGAAACGGGTGACACCGTGCAAATTGTATTGGGACAAAACACAATTAATCTATTCTCCACACGAAGCCTGGTTTATCTAAAAACACAGATCATCGCAGCCGGACTCGGACTGATCGCCTTAATTTTTTTAACCCTTTTCGACTATCGAAACTTCGGTCGGTTCGCAAAATTTCTCTATGCTGGCGCCCTTGGCTTGCTTATGCTCGTTTTGGTATTCGGTGATGTCCGCAACGGATCAAAAAGCTGGTTAACCATACTGGGTGTAACCTTTCAACCTGCCGAAATCGTCAAGATTGTCTTTATCCTCGCCTACGCCAAATTTATTGAAAGCGCACAAGAAACCCTAAATGAACCCCTGGTGCTCTTGCGGCTTTTACTCTTGGCGCTTGTGCCCATTCTAATGGTATACAAGCAAGGGGATTTAGGAACTGCTTCCGTCTTTTTCGTCATCACTGCATCCATGCTTTTCGTCGCAAAACTGAATAAAAAATATATTTTTAGTTTTATTGGACTTGCCGTATTGTCCATGCCCATTCTTTGGGCCAGGCTCGATCAATATCAAAAAAATAGGATTCTGGTTTTTATGAATCCTTCTCTTGATATCAGCGGTGCAGGCTATCAGGTGTATCAATCCAAAATCGCTATTGGTTCAGGTCAATTCTCAGGACGGGGCGTAAGCGATGCAAAATTTATTCAAGGTGGATATCTTCCCTTTAACCATACTGACTTCATCTTTTCCGTTGTTGGAGAAGCCTTTGGTTTTGTTGGTGGTGCCACTCTCTTAGCCCTGTTTTTCATCTTCTTTTTCCGTCTTATTCTAATCGCAAAGGGAGCCAGAGACACCTACGGATCCATGGTTGTCATCGGAATCTCAGCAATGCTGTTTTTTCACGTATTAGAGAATGTAGGTATGACCATGGGGCTTATGCCGGTTACAGGAATTCCTCTTCCCTTCATTAGCTACGGAGGTACTTTTTTACTCACCTGCTTTGCTTGTTTGGGACTGGTTTTAAGTGTTGGACTTCGAAAAGATACCTATATATTTTAA
- a CDS encoding CCA tRNA nucleotidyltransferase — protein sequence MRFDRLPQEIRTLMENFDHAGYELVVVGGAIRSFFIGEKPTDWDLSTSATPEEMLELSERWGIRTIPTGIRHGTLTWIVDGLHLEITTYRIEGSYEGYRRPLEMTFTKDLRQDLARRDFTMNAMAYDLHKGIIDPFGGREDFQRKILRAVGDPKIRLAEDALRSFRAIRFATRYGLVLDQRLEEALDSEGEKVRHLSGERIKQELDLILGLEDWKSGVSGLLKFRLLRDWIPVWSHLYEEKMIHQSLEISDPLARFASLMLVCDAEPEESDWALVRLRASWKERKRIRSLLVHDPRVKRPIETAYEARCLVRSLGLPLVEAWLELYSIWQGETEEAILIRQVAGDGSVVELKDLAIGGNELISMGVEPGKKLGELLMNCLDFVLQSPECNTKEKLQVQIKKWIG from the coding sequence TTGAGGTTTGATCGATTGCCCCAAGAAATCAGAACATTAATGGAAAATTTTGACCATGCTGGATATGAATTGGTTGTGGTTGGGGGAGCGATTCGAAGTTTTTTCATTGGCGAGAAGCCAACGGATTGGGATCTATCTACCAGTGCGACTCCGGAGGAAATGCTGGAACTAAGCGAGCGTTGGGGGATTCGAACCATTCCAACGGGGATCCGGCATGGAACATTGACCTGGATTGTCGATGGACTTCATCTGGAGATTACAACTTATCGCATTGAAGGAAGCTATGAGGGATATCGCAGGCCGCTGGAAATGACCTTTACAAAGGACTTGAGACAGGATTTAGCCCGTCGGGATTTTACCATGAACGCCATGGCTTATGATCTTCATAAGGGAATTATCGACCCCTTTGGGGGACGAGAAGATTTTCAAAGAAAAATATTACGTGCTGTGGGGGATCCGAAGATTCGATTGGCGGAAGATGCCCTTCGGAGCTTTCGTGCCATTCGATTTGCCACCCGTTATGGACTGGTTTTGGATCAAAGATTAGAAGAAGCTTTGGACTCGGAAGGCGAGAAAGTGCGGCATTTAAGTGGTGAGAGAATCAAACAGGAATTGGATCTGATTTTAGGATTGGAAGATTGGAAATCAGGTGTGTCAGGATTGTTGAAATTTCGGCTTCTGCGAGACTGGATACCCGTATGGTCCCATCTCTATGAAGAAAAAATGATCCATCAATCCCTTGAAATATCGGATCCATTAGCTCGTTTTGCAAGTTTGATGCTTGTATGTGATGCTGAACCGGAGGAAAGCGATTGGGCCTTGGTGAGGCTTCGTGCAAGTTGGAAAGAACGGAAAAGAATTCGGAGTCTATTGGTTCATGATCCTAGAGTCAAACGGCCGATAGAAACAGCCTACGAGGCGCGATGTTTGGTTCGCAGCCTAGGACTACCCCTTGTGGAAGCATGGCTTGAGCTTTATTCCATTTGGCAGGGAGAAACGGAAGAAGCTATTCTGATTAGACAAGTGGCGGGAGACGGCTCTGTTGTGGAGCTGAAGGATCTAGCCATAGGCGGGAATGAATTAATTAGTATGGGTGTTGAGCCTGGCAAAAAATTAGGCGAGTTGTTGATGAATTGCTTGGATTTTGTCTTGCAGTCACCAGAGTGTAATACTAAGGAAAAATTACAAGTGCAGATAAAAAAATGGATCGGCTAA
- the queG gene encoding tRNA epoxyqueuosine(34) reductase QueG, translated as MNGINGSEITKGLSIEIIGAMPARALDQTREFLIGRKKAGQEIEFEETDVNRRVDPGESYGSVATMLIVGLPIPKQTWKKAEDPMRGSLSVFAVGEDYHLLMQRQIKILMERLEETGLQGSVQVDTGPLLERAFAREAGGGFQGKNTTIIHPNWGSFFFLGLILLDKDVGLEGTLVEDGCGSCMRCQQVCPVSALDESYRMDIRRCLSYWTQAKASVPFWIRERWGNRIYGCDSCQIVCPWNQDQITAERTSLWEAAHPDLLAVLAMNKTKFREQFLQTAAGWRGRNVLRRNALLALARPVCSSGFDQVSPYLQDPSAMIRSTAAWTLIRMDEAKGRDLILKRMEEEKETSVREEWTAVLAWKSSVNMTDC; from the coding sequence ATGAATGGGATAAATGGTTCTGAAATAACAAAAGGCCTTTCTATTGAGATTATCGGTGCCATGCCAGCAAGAGCCCTGGATCAAACGAGAGAATTCCTTATTGGCCGAAAGAAAGCGGGGCAAGAGATCGAGTTCGAAGAGACGGATGTAAATCGTCGCGTGGATCCGGGGGAAAGCTATGGGTCGGTGGCTACCATGTTGATCGTTGGTTTGCCAATACCTAAGCAAACATGGAAAAAAGCGGAAGATCCTATGCGAGGAAGCTTGTCCGTTTTTGCCGTAGGTGAGGATTATCACTTACTGATGCAGCGCCAAATCAAGATCTTGATGGAGAGGCTTGAAGAAACGGGCTTGCAAGGCAGCGTTCAGGTTGACACGGGCCCTTTGTTGGAACGGGCTTTTGCGAGAGAAGCAGGTGGCGGATTTCAGGGAAAGAATACAACAATCATTCATCCAAACTGGGGTTCTTTCTTCTTTTTGGGACTTATCCTTTTGGACAAGGACGTGGGTTTGGAAGGCACATTGGTGGAGGATGGATGTGGATCCTGCATGCGCTGTCAACAGGTCTGCCCTGTGAGTGCATTAGATGAGTCGTACCGGATGGATATCAGGCGTTGCCTGTCCTATTGGACCCAGGCGAAGGCATCTGTTCCGTTTTGGATTCGGGAGCGATGGGGAAATCGGATTTATGGCTGCGACTCTTGCCAAATCGTCTGTCCATGGAATCAGGATCAGATCACAGCGGAAAGGACTTCTTTGTGGGAAGCGGCGCATCCAGATCTTTTGGCTGTCCTTGCAATGAACAAGACAAAATTTCGGGAACAATTTCTTCAAACGGCGGCTGGCTGGCGGGGCAGAAATGTTTTGAGGCGCAATGCATTATTGGCCTTGGCACGACCTGTATGCAGTTCAGGATTTGATCAGGTAAGCCCCTATTTACAGGATCCTTCTGCCATGATTCGATCAACGGCTGCATGGACCCTTATCCGGATGGATGAAGCGAAAGGGCGAGACTTGATTTTAAAGCGAATGGAGGAGGAAAAAGAGACTTCTGTACGCGAAGAATGGACGGCTGTTCTGGCCTGGAAATCATCGGTAAACATGACGGATTGTTAA
- a CDS encoding TIGR01212 family radical SAM protein, with protein MNPENQFYRVYSDALKERFGEKVYKLPVNLPLTCPNRDGTKGRGGCIFCGEDGAGHETRLPGASVRKQLTETMAYIGKRYGAKKFIAYFQNYTNTYVSMATFKEMVEATAMEHVVAISLSTRPDCISEEQLDYLEEFQYRTGRLVYIEMGLQSANEDTLLALNRGHTVVDFIGAAERIKSRGFILCAHMILDLPWDQDEDILAGAMLLNRLKVDEVKFHSLYVVKGTELERMMDAGEVTLLKMDTYIERVIMFLRALDSKIVIQRIIGRAPKENVRVCNWNTSWWKIKDEIIKRMASRDACQGDRKGMES; from the coding sequence ATGAATCCAGAAAATCAGTTTTATCGTGTCTATTCTGATGCGCTAAAGGAACGATTTGGTGAAAAAGTATATAAACTGCCAGTGAATCTCCCCCTGACCTGCCCCAACCGGGATGGGACTAAGGGGAGGGGCGGATGCATCTTTTGTGGAGAAGACGGTGCTGGTCATGAAACCAGGCTGCCAGGGGCAAGCGTTCGTAAGCAATTGACAGAGACTATGGCCTATATTGGCAAGCGATATGGGGCAAAGAAATTTATTGCCTATTTTCAGAATTATACCAACACCTATGTATCCATGGCAACCTTTAAGGAAATGGTGGAGGCAACGGCAATGGAGCATGTGGTTGCGATTTCTTTGTCTACGAGACCGGATTGCATTTCTGAGGAACAATTGGATTATCTAGAAGAATTTCAGTATCGGACGGGTAGGCTAGTCTATATAGAGATGGGTCTGCAAAGCGCAAATGAAGATACCCTGCTGGCACTTAATCGCGGACACACTGTCGTTGATTTTATTGGTGCTGCAGAGCGGATCAAAAGCCGTGGATTTATACTTTGTGCCCATATGATTCTAGATCTACCTTGGGATCAAGATGAAGATATTCTTGCCGGAGCGATGCTTTTGAATCGACTGAAAGTGGATGAAGTGAAATTTCATTCTCTATATGTTGTGAAAGGTACGGAATTGGAACGCATGATGGATGCGGGCGAGGTGACTCTTTTGAAGATGGACACGTATATCGAACGGGTTATTATGTTCTTGCGTGCTCTAGATTCGAAGATTGTAATTCAGAGGATTATTGGCCGCGCACCCAAGGAAAATGTGCGGGTTTGTAATTGGAACACCAGTTGGTGGAAGATTAAGGATGAGATCATCAAACGAATGGCAAGTAGAGATGCATGCCAAGGTGATCGGAAGGGAATGGAATCATGA
- a CDS encoding M18 family aminopeptidase — MNAKELIQWIDASPTAFHAAEVLTSHLKEAGFEPLQMEMPWDLKPGGCYFVTKNDSAVIAFRVGNQSVAEAGFRLIGSHTDAPGFRIKPSAETVSGKRYLRLNTEVYGGPIHHTWMDRPLTIAGRVMIASNDVMKPTRRLIHFKHPMAIIPNLAIHMNREVNQGAKFNPQTQLLPLVALTEKGQATEDWLKKQIAAELKIEENQILDWDLFLADVQPGCLIGENLISVGRQDNLSMVHASYQALTASKTIPATQVLVAYDNEEIGSRTMQGADSPWLSQVLERIAGKDRESYFRALAQSFLVSADMAHALHPNYPEKHDPTNQPILGKGPVIKINASYAYTSNAASIAVFEGICKAQDIPVQHYVNRSDARGGSTIGPITMRHLPISAIDIGSPVLGMHSIRELGEIKDHLWMIQALTAFFMV, encoded by the coding sequence ATGAATGCAAAGGAATTAATTCAATGGATAGACGCGAGTCCGACGGCCTTTCATGCCGCGGAAGTGTTGACATCCCATTTGAAAGAAGCTGGATTTGAGCCACTTCAAATGGAGATGCCATGGGATTTAAAGCCGGGCGGATGCTATTTTGTTACAAAGAACGACTCGGCTGTTATTGCTTTTCGAGTTGGAAATCAATCTGTCGCGGAGGCGGGTTTTCGATTGATCGGCTCTCATACTGACGCACCGGGATTCCGAATCAAGCCCAGTGCGGAAACTGTTTCTGGGAAACGATATTTGCGTTTGAATACTGAAGTGTACGGCGGTCCGATTCATCATACTTGGATGGATCGTCCCTTGACGATTGCTGGTCGTGTTATGATTGCATCTAATGATGTTATGAAACCGACTCGGCGTTTGATTCACTTCAAGCATCCAATGGCGATTATACCGAACCTTGCCATTCATATGAATCGCGAAGTTAATCAGGGAGCGAAGTTCAATCCGCAAACACAATTGTTGCCCCTTGTTGCGTTGACCGAAAAGGGTCAGGCGACGGAAGACTGGCTTAAAAAGCAAATAGCGGCTGAACTGAAAATCGAAGAAAATCAAATCTTGGATTGGGATCTTTTTCTAGCAGATGTACAACCAGGCTGTTTAATTGGTGAGAATTTGATTTCAGTTGGTCGACAAGACAACTTATCTATGGTTCATGCCTCTTATCAGGCGCTGACGGCTTCTAAAACGATTCCGGCGACCCAAGTCTTGGTTGCATATGATAACGAGGAAATTGGGAGCCGTACGATGCAGGGAGCAGATTCTCCTTGGTTGTCACAAGTATTGGAACGCATTGCTGGAAAAGATCGAGAAAGCTATTTTCGTGCTTTGGCACAATCCTTTTTGGTATCGGCGGATATGGCCCATGCACTTCATCCAAATTATCCAGAAAAACATGATCCAACCAATCAACCGATTCTTGGAAAGGGACCGGTCATCAAGATCAATGCGAGTTACGCATATACTTCTAATGCGGCATCAATTGCTGTTTTCGAGGGGATTTGCAAGGCGCAGGATATTCCTGTGCAACATTATGTGAATCGATCTGATGCACGGGGTGGTTCAACTATTGGTCCGATTACCATGCGGCATTTACCGATTTCAGCGATTGACATCGGTTCACCGGTTCTAGGGATGCATTCCATTCGAGAGCTTGGAGAAATCAAGGATCACTTGTGGATGATTCAGGCATTGACTGCTTTTTTTATGGTCTAA
- a CDS encoding peptidylprolyl isomerase has translation MEEIKVLAVVGGSEITEQDVNNLMNGLQPQQQAQFASEEGKARLLDELINQEMFYLEAMDSDMENDDLFKREMEIARKTILKQMAMKQLLDSVKVEEEDAKAYYEQHADRFVEQGTVHAKHILVKTKEEADAILAEIQGGLAFEEAAKEHSTCPSKEQGGDLGTFPRGQMVPAFEEAAFALEIGVISEPVETSFGFHLILVEEKTEAKSQNYEAVQEQIMGQLVAMGQNEAYVKKTDELRSKFQFEKK, from the coding sequence ATGGAAGAAATTAAAGTATTAGCCGTTGTTGGCGGTTCAGAAATTACAGAGCAAGATGTAAATAACTTAATGAACGGTTTGCAGCCTCAACAACAAGCGCAGTTTGCGTCAGAAGAAGGCAAAGCTCGTTTATTGGATGAATTGATCAATCAAGAGATGTTCTATTTGGAAGCAATGGATTCAGATATGGAAAATGATGATCTATTCAAGCGTGAAATGGAGATTGCCCGTAAAACAATCTTGAAGCAAATGGCGATGAAACAATTGCTGGATTCTGTTAAGGTTGAAGAAGAAGACGCTAAAGCGTATTACGAGCAACATGCTGATCGTTTTGTTGAACAGGGAACGGTTCATGCAAAACATATTTTGGTGAAGACCAAAGAAGAAGCAGATGCGATTTTGGCTGAGATTCAAGGCGGACTTGCCTTCGAAGAAGCGGCGAAAGAACATTCAACTTGCCCTTCCAAAGAGCAAGGCGGCGATTTGGGCACATTCCCACGTGGTCAAATGGTTCCAGCTTTTGAAGAAGCGGCATTTGCTTTGGAAATTGGTGTGATTTCCGAGCCAGTGGAAACTAGCTTTGGATTCCATCTAATCCTTGTTGAGGAGAAGACGGAAGCAAAATCTCAGAACTACGAAGCGGTACAAGAACAAATCATGGGCCAACTGGTAGCCATGGGACAGAATGAAGCATACGTGAAAAAAACTGATGAATTGCGAAGCAAATTCCAATTTGAGAAAAAGTAA
- a CDS encoding molybdopterin-dependent oxidoreductase, whose amino-acid sequence MKKWIGLGISLLVIAFFLFVNQDNSTPLETVEIQEYKGERLGSIEDFRENSIKGPQVVDIETYQLQITGLVETPLSLSYDEVLEKPLYEKVVQLNCVEGWSVRLLWEGVLMEDLIQEAKPMEEATHVIFYAVDGYATSIPLETILERKMLLAYKMNDTVLRPDRGYPFQLVAEDKLGYKWIKWVEKIELSDQADFRGYWEKRGYDNTADIGKPEGPWEEPEKAKD is encoded by the coding sequence ATGAAAAAATGGATTGGATTGGGAATTTCCTTATTGGTGATCGCATTCTTTTTGTTTGTCAATCAAGATAACAGTACTCCTTTGGAAACGGTTGAGATTCAAGAATACAAAGGAGAGCGTTTGGGTTCTATAGAAGATTTTCGAGAAAACTCCATCAAGGGTCCGCAGGTTGTTGATATTGAAACTTACCAATTACAGATTACGGGTCTTGTGGAAACCCCCTTGAGCTTGAGCTATGATGAGGTTCTTGAGAAACCACTCTACGAGAAGGTCGTTCAACTGAATTGTGTGGAAGGCTGGTCGGTTCGCCTCCTATGGGAAGGCGTATTGATGGAAGATCTGATTCAAGAAGCTAAGCCGATGGAAGAAGCGACCCATGTCATCTTTTATGCTGTAGACGGTTATGCTACTTCGATTCCCTTGGAAACAATTTTGGAAAGAAAGATGCTGTTGGCTTATAAAATGAATGATACAGTCTTACGACCGGACCGCGGATACCCATTTCAGTTGGTTGCGGAAGACAAGTTGGGCTACAAGTGGATTAAATGGGTAGAAAAGATTGAGCTGAGTGATCAAGCGGATTTTCGCGGGTATTGGGAAAAACGCGGTTATGACAATACGGCGGACATCGGAAAGCCTGAGGGCCCGTGGGAGGAGCCAGAAAAAGCAAAAGACTAG
- a CDS encoding nucleoside kinase — protein MSYTIRLQHHENVSQIKLDRTMTIDQILAIWDPSRSKAIVGAILNNRVVHLNTRVDEDMSLKLLDIRTRNGQLIYERTLSFIFTRACYQLFPKHPVRIEHSLNNGLYAEFDQELAIDQGRVELIKAEMERLIRADLPIRRLQVAMNQMKEIYEKQYREFQLELNKDLELQEVSISELEGYYDKFYGYLATRTGVVDTFDLILHRPGMILLYPRAEYDYQLPPCVRHEKIAAIFQESEQWAKILEISDVFSLNRQVEGKRIDEIIRISEAFHEKKIAMIADDICKHPKKRVILIAGPSASGKTTFSKRLFIQLRVNERRPLTISLDNYFVDREKTPKDSEGNYNFEALEAIDVAYFNQDLKRLLAGEAVTLPIFDFVEGRRHPAKEATILQDGQPVVIEGIHGLNEALTPAILAESKYKIYVSALTQLNIDSHNRIKTTDNRLMRRMVRDVQFRGASVERTLEMWTSVRKGEQAFIFPFQEEADAVFNSALVYEFLFLKTLLDPQLEKIGPDSVHYAEAKRLRKILYYFQTYTREAAIPNTSILKEFLGGSCFEV, from the coding sequence ATGTCATATACAATTAGACTACAACATCATGAAAATGTTTCACAAATTAAACTCGATCGGACTATGACCATCGATCAGATTCTTGCGATTTGGGATCCGAGCAGGAGCAAGGCAATTGTGGGTGCGATTCTTAATAATCGTGTTGTACACTTGAATACACGTGTAGATGAGGATATGAGTTTGAAGTTATTGGATATTCGGACGCGTAATGGACAGTTGATCTATGAACGCACGCTTAGTTTTATTTTTACACGAGCTTGTTATCAATTGTTTCCAAAACATCCGGTGCGGATCGAACACTCGCTTAATAATGGTTTGTACGCAGAATTCGATCAGGAATTGGCTATTGACCAGGGACGGGTAGAACTGATTAAGGCAGAGATGGAAAGGCTAATTCGAGCAGATTTACCGATTCGAAGACTGCAAGTCGCCATGAATCAAATGAAAGAGATCTATGAAAAGCAATATCGCGAATTTCAATTGGAGCTGAATAAAGATTTAGAACTGCAGGAGGTTTCAATTTCGGAATTAGAGGGGTATTATGATAAATTCTATGGATATTTGGCGACGCGAACTGGTGTGGTCGATACCTTTGATCTAATTCTTCATCGCCCTGGAATGATTTTACTTTATCCGCGAGCGGAGTATGATTATCAGCTTCCTCCTTGCGTTCGCCATGAAAAGATTGCGGCGATTTTTCAAGAATCTGAACAGTGGGCAAAAATTCTGGAGATTTCAGATGTATTTAGCCTGAATCGACAGGTAGAGGGAAAGCGAATTGACGAAATTATTCGAATTTCGGAAGCCTTTCATGAGAAGAAGATAGCCATGATTGCCGATGATATTTGCAAACATCCAAAGAAAAGAGTGATTTTGATTGCAGGTCCATCGGCCTCTGGGAAGACGACCTTTTCCAAGCGGCTCTTTATTCAATTGCGGGTAAATGAGCGACGTCCTTTGACGATCTCTTTAGACAATTATTTTGTTGATCGAGAAAAGACCCCGAAGGACAGTGAAGGTAATTATAATTTTGAAGCCCTGGAAGCCATTGATGTTGCCTATTTCAATCAAGATTTGAAACGATTGTTGGCTGGGGAAGCCGTTACCTTGCCCATTTTTGATTTTGTTGAAGGCAGGCGCCATCCGGCGAAGGAAGCAACGATTCTGCAGGACGGTCAACCCGTTGTGATCGAAGGTATTCACGGCCTTAATGAAGCATTGACACCTGCAATCCTGGCTGAGAGCAAATATAAAATCTATGTTAGCGCTTTGACGCAATTGAATATCGATTCTCATAACCGCATCAAAACCACGGACAATCGTTTGATGCGGCGTATGGTGAGGGACGTTCAATTCCGGGGCGCTTCTGTGGAAAGAACCTTGGAGATGTGGACGTCTGTCCGTAAAGGGGAGCAGGCTTTTATCTTCCCGTTTCAAGAAGAAGCTGATGCGGTGTTTAATTCTGCCCTTGTTTATGAATTTCTTTTTTTGAAGACCCTGTTGGATCCGCAATTGGAGAAGATAGGACCTGATTCGGTGCACTACGCAGAGGCAAAACGCCTGAGAAAGATTCTTTATTATTTTCAGACTTACACCCGTGAAGCAGCCATTCCCAATACATCGATCCTAAAGGAATTTTTGGGAGGATCTTGTTTTGAGGTTTGA